The bacterium genome has a window encoding:
- a CDS encoding tyrosine-type recombinase/integrase, whose product MLLKDKKISNLKLADTAAIVEGGKAHGEYGPQRAACVWRNFLKFLKDNGVKLPFDYRDIEIPKMPQLPVEYLTLDEINLLRDSIKTDDLASLRTRALMEVLLDTGMRIGEAITLNKKDIDWEKKEAVIKNIKSKEKEKVYFTDRSLSWIKKYLKRRKDNLEALFVSGRGRLLSVTARGFLRTHTKNLGLKKHICHHIFRKSFATHLIRNGANLKDTQYLCRHKSERTTLRVYVGIEKENAKKTHQKILTKIF is encoded by the coding sequence ATGTTATTAAAAGATAAAAAAATTTCTAATCTAAAGCTGGCTGATACCGCAGCGATAGTTGAAGGTGGAAAAGCACATGGGGAGTATGGTCCTCAAAGAGCAGCTTGTGTTTGGAGAAACTTTTTGAAATTTCTAAAAGATAACGGAGTTAAATTACCTTTTGATTATCGGGATATTGAAATCCCCAAAATGCCTCAATTGCCTGTAGAATACTTAACTTTAGATGAAATAAATCTACTTAGAGATTCTATTAAAACAGATGATTTAGCTAGTTTAAGAACTAGAGCTTTAATGGAAGTTTTGCTGGATACAGGAATGCGAATTGGAGAAGCAATTACTTTAAATAAAAAAGACATTGACTGGGAGAAAAAAGAAGCAGTAATTAAAAATATCAAAAGTAAAGAAAAAGAAAAAGTTTATTTTACTGATCGTAGTTTATCTTGGATCAAAAAATATCTTAAAAGAAGAAAAGATAATTTAGAAGCACTTTTCGTCTCTGGTAGAGGAAGACTTCTTTCAGTTACTGCCAGAGGTTTTTTAAGAACTCATACTAAAAATTTAGGATTAAAGAAACATATCTGTCATCATATCTTCCGAAAAAGTTTTGCTACACATTTAATTCGGAATGGAGCTAATTTAAAAGATACTCAATATCTTTGTCGGCATAAAAGTGAACGAACAACTTTAAGAGTTTATGTCGGAATAGAGAAAGAAAACGCTAAAAAAACTCATCAAAAAATATTGACAAAGATTTTCTAA
- a CDS encoding C1 family peptidase, with protein sequence MSKNIQNNLGCLRDKKDRRDFRLVGIQKPVRLPEKFELFEKFNPNNQFSRPSCTSQAQAHHKEKQEGEEMSARFIMAKTKEIEGNTNWGAYTRNTFKVVQKYGVCPEGYFREPEASMSWEEYIDTKNIPEHVYKQAEKHKSKSYWRIDIEPGYTKGWEEIKQAIFQYKNSVVVSMPWYKNYYPDQDGILPKGKEYIGGHAIEIVGWDKDLFKAKNSWGENWGPMNGYFFIAEGRHKIWDAWVSLDLEERYPVDDYYNYPRRWVDYLKELKVVTNPWLWAKIKRAPSPKEVTALRFYWPYEAVFEGKYGNKWLYLTFPEYLKQYEKQSQK encoded by the coding sequence ATGTCTAAAAATATACAAAATAATTTAGGCTGTCTCCGAGACAAAAAAGATCGGAGGGATTTTAGATTGGTTGGTATTCAAAAACCAGTTAGATTACCAGAAAAATTTGAATTGTTTGAGAAATTTAATCCCAATAATCAATTCAGCAGACCTTCATGTACAAGTCAGGCACAAGCTCACCATAAAGAAAAACAGGAAGGAGAAGAAATGTCAGCTCGTTTTATCATGGCAAAGACTAAAGAAATAGAAGGAAATACTAATTGGGGAGCTTATACAAGGAATACTTTTAAAGTAGTTCAAAAATATGGAGTTTGTCCAGAAGGCTATTTTAGAGAACCTGAAGCATCAATGAGTTGGGAAGAGTATATTGATACTAAAAATATTCCAGAGCATGTTTATAAACAAGCTGAGAAGCATAAAAGCAAAAGTTATTGGAGAATAGATATTGAACCTGGTTACACTAAAGGTTGGGAGGAAATAAAGCAGGCGATTTTCCAATATAAAAATTCTGTAGTAGTTTCAATGCCTTGGTATAAAAATTATTATCCTGATCAAGATGGAATTTTACCAAAAGGAAAGGAATATATTGGTGGCCATGCAATAGAAATTGTCGGCTGGGATAAAGATTTATTTAAAGCAAAAAATAGCTGGGGGGAAAATTGGGGACCAATGAATGGTTATTTCTTTATTGCTGAAGGGAGACATAAAATTTGGGATGCTTGGGTTAGTCTAGATCTTGAGGAAAGATATCCTGTGGATGATTATTATAATTATCCTCGTCGTTGGGTTGATTATTTAAAAGAATTAAAGGTCGTAACAAATCCCTGGCTTTGGGCAAAAATAAAAAGAGCTCCTTCTCCAAAAGAAGTAACAGCTTTAAGATTTTATTGGCCATATGAGGCTGTTTTTGAAGGGAAATATGGCAATAAATGGTTATATCTAACTTTTCCAGAATATTTAAAACAATATGAAAAACAATCTCAAAAATAA